The nucleotide sequence CATaacttctccaaaaaaaatcaatacaaaGAATTGTGGACTCGgacatcaaattcaaatgaatacTCGATAACATcagcaaataaataaataagttaattgacactaaaaaaaaaaaaaactcacttgATCTTAAAGGTGTCACCATCGTTTCTCCGTTCGTCACCGTGTCCAACTAAAGCCCATACACCAGGCTCACTGATTACGCGCGAGGCTTGGAGGGTGTCGGCCAGAATAGGTTTTGTCACAGTCTCTTGATGTACCTTGCAGACTTTCAAACCAActccaaaaccaaaacaacaaatataCACAAATTTAGTTCATAACTTCGATCAATTCAAAACTTAGGGAAAAACTTAACTGAATCATGAAACTCTAGACCCAATAATATGTATATGAAATTGAATGAATGCAAACTATTTAGGTGAACGAAGAAAACAACCCTGTGagaaataaacttcaaattcaaatgcAAATTGCAGTTATcacaaaaaccacaaaaaattGTCAAGAAATTCCAATACACTGTAGATTGCTTACAAGAACCATAAcctgagagaaagagagaaagaattaTCACACAATTCATTTAGCCatgaacaaaaatcatgaaatgAACCATAAACAAAAACTTCCCAAGTTAAACAATTTGagcaaaaatatattaagtaaaaaaaacttcaatacaacaaatcatgaagtaagaaaaattagattaaaCAAAAACGAGATATTTACTTCGTACTATACAAAAGTTGTGAGAAAGTCTATATCAATAATTAGTGAACTATAAATTGAAAGCAGAGAAAAAGCATACCATAAGACTGAAAAATCAAAATCGATTTGAGGAATGAAGATCTAAGGAACTCACGCTTCTGTCTCAGATTTGATCTACTGTGGAAAATCGATACTCAACGTCGATACGCCAAATCAATTGAGGAACGAACGAAGAGATGAAGTGTGAAGAGAGAACAAAAACAATCTGAGGAACGCAAAATCAGTGTTACATCGAAGGATATgatgaacaaaaacaaacagATGAGGTATTCATAAGAGAACACGATCTGAGGAACACGAACAGACTCGATATAATGATTATCATGATCGATTTCGATGAGTATGAAGATTTATGGTTATAGCAATTTGGTGTCAACTCAATTTAGGGTCAAATCGATTTgggatttatttttctttctagatGGGGTTTTTTTTTCACGTTAATTTGgccttttttttagaaaaaagggTTATTTATGTGTTGAATAGCTGAATCGCTATcactataatataatattattatatcatcatcatcactataattttttttttttaaggaaatcatcactataattaatattgcccataaatatatattatataacttttattttattttactttgacGTTAATATCAATTTGATTACGAtgaatcacaattttacctattatttatattatcttatattatatatatttttttttttggattaattaaGTAATGTCCTAAATGAATGGTCACGAGTTAAAGCTTTCAGGGATGATTGCCACAAAAAATTTGATGGTGGTAAAATTTTTATGCAACAATCTAAAATTGTCCCCAAAGGTATCTAAGGGGACAATTAATGGTTGTCAGCAAAGAAATAATAGTGCAACGCTCCAAAATCGTCCCCAAAGGTATCTAAGAGGACAATTAATGGCTCACACCAAATAAATAATAGTGTAACGCTTCAAAATCGTCCCCAAAAGTATTTTAGGGGACGTTTATCAGGGATTGCggaaatattttttgtaacacTCATAAATCGTTGCCTTAGAGACTTTTAGGGGACAATTTTTACACGTCCCCTAAAAAAGTGTTGCCAGAGACATAAAATGGTGTAGTGTTAACTGCAAGAGTATGACTCTACTACACATTTCTTTTAACATAACTCTTAAATGAAATGACAAGTTAACACCGAAAACTAGTACTATTGTCCATCATGTCAAAAAGTTCACTTCACCATAAGTctttaaccaaaaaaagagGAAGATGAATAAAAAAGCAATACCTGAATGCAGAAACGCAAAGAAAAAAGAGCGCAGCAACATTGAAGATGCAACAACATGGAGTGTGTC is from Medicago truncatula cultivar Jemalong A17 chromosome 1, MtrunA17r5.0-ANR, whole genome shotgun sequence and encodes:
- the LOC25483176 gene encoding uncharacterized protein, producing the protein MNCVIILSLFLSGYGSFGLKVCKVHQETVTKPILADTLQASRVISEPGVWALVGHGDERRNDGDTFKIKFGSGRFLLHQEMAGSKGRKFCLSGMNSLRIVLPMSSLSCISFWWGCMSGNVSCDPT